From Pungitius pungitius chromosome 9, fPunPun2.1, whole genome shotgun sequence, one genomic window encodes:
- the sh2d3a gene encoding LOW QUALITY PROTEIN: breast cancer anti-estrogen resistance protein 3 homolog (The sequence of the model RefSeq protein was modified relative to this genomic sequence to represent the inferred CDS: inserted 2 bases in 2 codons; deleted 2 bases in 1 codon): protein MNNRSIAWWLKQIGLPQYVKALEGEYYGLEGLLSVTDGELKDSGVEDATHREIILDQLSRHRQRLEPHSGVQVERRVSRKFSLGSSTDVVRPLTPPVTLNPPSSPPKSALKAPFGSQPFTLQVKPGKDLFRQSLLPRLQRADRKQRLSASCSQLRPLNEDLVISEAERCQERKRGKRRSVSAYLSQVFGGRRDMDSFKKELEEELKLSTDDPRSHAWFHGPLSREAAESLFERDGDFLVRESSSSPGDYVLSCFWRDGPMHFKVIRVILRPKEGGGGVMMVNCPRRGSCPGRVQVPQARRKGHVDRLRAEEKWQSRARLTETSFGFLEDQKNKELAQLRQKAAAGGEDWHFQKPQVESASCFQLNRFHSKLLPENNRPLEPGVLLALKELFTAPTRDATALHMLSVDCQVARIVGVTEEQKASMGVGSGLELVTLPHGSQLRKDLLERHHLLSLGVAVDILGCTGTVSQRATVLHKLILLAQXLKEHAHNLYSFSAVMKALDMPQIMRLEMTWRALRRNHTDTAVLFEKKLKPFMNLLNDGNDAAVSGPVAVPHLXPLLMAMEGGDPVEDSERGCQLLYDVLQAARRAALHAADHQQHARALLTGSWVPVPELLEAFRTEFALRLLWGQSGSLADRGERYDKFDKILSVLSDKLEPAEITPRQLDPAT from the exons ATGAATAATCGCTCCATCGCCTGGTGGCTGAAGCAGATCGGGCTGCCCCAGTACGTCAAGGCGCTGGAGGGAGAGTATTACGGTCTGGAG ggctTGCTGAGCGTAACCGACGGGGAGCTGAAGGATTCGGGGGTGGAGGATGCAACTCACAGAGAGATCATCCTCGATCAACTTTCACGGCACCGGCAGAGGCTGGAGCCGCACTCTG GTGTGCAAGTGGAGCGGAGGGTCAGCCGGAAGTTCTCCCTGGGCTCGTCCACGGATGTGGTGAGACCACTAACACCTCCAGTAACTctaaaccccccctcctccccccccaaatCGGCCCTGAAAGCACCGTTTGGGTCTCAACCGTTTACCTTGCAGGTGAAGCCGGGGAAGGACCTGTTCCGTCAGAGCCTGTTGCCCCGCCTCCAGCGCGCTGACAGGAAACAGCGCCTCTCCGCCTCCTGCTCGCAGCTCCGCCCCCTGAACGAGGACCTCGTCATCAGCGAGGCGGAGCGCTGCCAGGAGAGGAAACGCGG CAAGAGGAGGAGCGTCAGCGCGTACCTCAGCCAg gtgttCGGGGGTCGGAGGGACATGGACTCGTtcaagaaggagctggaggaggagctgaagctcAGCACCGACGACCCGAGGAGCCACGCGTGGTTCCACGGGCCGCTGAGCCGAGAG GCGGCCGAGTCTTTGTTCGAGAGGGACGGAGACTTCCTGGTGCGGGAGTCGAGCTCGTCGCCCGGCGACTACGTTCTGAGCTGTTTTTGGAGGGACGGGCCCATGCACTTCAAGGTCATACGAGTCATCCTCCGTCCCAAAGAG ggaggaggaggggtgatgATGGTAAATTGTCCACGGAGGGGTTCATGTCCTGGTCGCGTCCAGGTGCCACAGGCCCGGCGGAAGGGTCACGTGGACCGACTGCGTGCGGAGGAGAAGTGGCAGAGCCGCGCCCGCCTCACGGAGACGTCCTTTGGCTTCCTGGAGGACCAGAAGAACAAAGAGTTGGCACAGCTGCGGCAGAAGGCGGCGGCGGGAGGCGAGGATTGGCATTTTCAAAAGCCAcaa GTGGAGTCGGCCTCCTGCTTCCAGCTGAATCGGTTCCACTCGAAGCTCCTGCCGGAGAACAACCGGCCCCTGGAGCCCGGCGTCCTGCTGGCACTCAAAGAGCTCTTC ACCGCTCCGACGCGCGACGCCACCGCTCTGCACATGCTGAGCGTCGACTGCCAG GTGGCGCGCATCGTCGGGGTGACCGAGGAGCAGAAGGCGTCCATGGGAGTCGGCTCGGGGCTGGAGCTCGTCACTCTGCCGCACGGAAGCCAGTTACGGAAGGATTTGTTAGAAAG gcatcaTCTACTGTCGCTGGGAGTTGCTGTGGACATCCTGGGCTGCACAGGAACCGTGAGCCAAAGGGCCACCGTCCTACACAAATTAATCCTATTGGCTC CCCTGAAAGAACACGCCCACAACCTGTACTCCTTCTCcgctgtgatgaaggctctggATATGCCCCAG ATAATGCGGCTGGAGATGACGTGGCGAGCGCTGAGAAGGAACCACACGGACACGGCCGTTTTGTTTGAGAAGAAGCTCAAACCCTTCATGAACCTGCTGAACGACGGCAACG ACGCCGCGGTCAGCGGACCCGTCGCCGTGCCGCACC GTCCCCTGCTGATGGCGATGGAGGGCGGCGACCCGGTGGAGGACAGCGAGCGGGGCTGCCAGCTCCTCTACGACGTCCTGCAGGCGGCCCGCAGGGCGGCGCTGCACGCGGCCGACCACCAGCAGCACGCCAGGGCGCTGCTCACAG gaaGCTGGGTTCCCGTCcccgagctgctggaggccttCCGGACGGAGTTCGCCCTGCGTCTGCTCTGGGGTCAGTCGGGGTCGCTGGCCGACAGAGGGGAGCGCTACGACAAGTTCGACAAGATCCTCTCCGTGCTGTCGGATAAGCTGGAGCCCGCGGAGATCACGCCGCGGCAGCTCGACCCCGCGACCTGA
- the trip10b gene encoding thyroid hormone receptor interactor 10b isoform X5, with the protein MEWGADLWDQYDQIDKHTLTGLDLVDRYIKFVKERTEIEQNYAKQLRRVIVSCVFMNWDLKYIRFDYLCVCVCLINITLFLLHNRSLSKKYAKRGSKEEQDLKFSNHASLQEILNELNDYAGQRELVAENMMTGICAELTKYLQELKQERKTHLLDAKKAQQVLEVSFKQLESTKKRYAKEWAEAEKATQQAEKTESDLNATKIDVEKAKQHAHHRTHAAEEFRNDYAAQLQKYNKEQNAYYYSEVPQIFNKMQDMDERRIRRLAGAYCQFSDIEKNVLPIITKCLDGISAAGKKINEKQDSMLFIEQHKSGFERPADVDFEDYTQGIKPATSDSSLNPPKVRAKLWPFSKKSKAHAAEDFSHLPPEQRKKRLQGKIDDIAKDLQKTQDQSEALEKMKGVYEHNPQMGDPSSLEPQISETAQNIGRLTAELAKYETWLSEAVGGEDSSNAINNNTQHRVAAAAANQPQGLYSEFDEEFEDVETPVGQCTALYTFEGNSEGTVSITEGEMLSIMEDDKGDGWMRVLRGSGEEGYIPSSYVKHSP; encoded by the exons ATGGAGTGGGGAGCAGATCTCTGG GACCAGTACGATCAGATCGACAAGCACACGCTGACGGGCCTCGACCTGGTCGACCGCTACATTAAGTTTGTGAAGGAACGGACGGAAATCGAGCAGAACTACGCCAAACAACTGAGGCGAGTGATCGTGTCTTGTGTTTTCATGAATTGGGATCTTAAATATAtacgttttgactatttatgtgtgtgtgtgtgcttaataaacatcacactgtttcttttacaCAACAGGAGTCTATCAAAGAAATATGCAAAACGAGGGAGTAAAGAAGAGCAAGACCTCAA ATTCAGCAATCACGCATCACTCCAGGAGATCCTGAACGAGCTGAACGACTACGCCGGCCAGCGGGAGCTCGTCGCCGAAAACATGATGACCGGCATCTGCGCGGAGCTCACCAAGTACCTCCAGGAGCTCAAGCAGGAACGCAAAACG CACCTCTTGGATgccaagaaggcccagcaggtCTTGGAGGTCAGCTTTAAACAACTAGAAAGT ACTAAAAAGCGCTACGCCAAGGAATGGGCAGAAGCTGAAAAAGCAACACAACAAGCTGAGAAAACAGAGAGTGACCTCAATGCCACCAAGATCGATGTTGAGAAG GCCAAGCAGCACGCCCACCACCGCACGCACGCCGCCGAGGAGTTCAGGAACGACTACGCCGCGCAGCTGCAGAAATACAACAAGGAGCAGAACGCCTACTACTACTCTGAGGTCCCGCAGATCTTCAAC AAGATGCAGGACATGGACGAACGCAGGATCCGGCGGCTGGCGGGGGCCTACTGCCAGTTCTCTGACATCGAGAAGAACGTGCTGCCGATCATCACCAAGTGTTTGGACGGGATTTCTGCAGCAGGGAAGAAGATCAATGAGAAACAG GACTCGATGCTGTTCATCGAGCAGCACAAGTCCGGTTTCGAGAGGCCGGCCGACGTCGACTTTGAGGACTACACCCAAGGAATCAAACCGGCCACCTCTGACTCCAGCCTCAACCCCCCGAAGGTGCGCGCTAAGCTCTGGCCCTTCAGCAAGAAGTCCAAG gCGCATGCTGCAGAAGATTTCTCTCATCTTCCTCcggagcagaggaagaagaggcttcAGGGAAAGATTGATGACATCGCCAAAGATCTGCAGAAGACGCAGGACCAAAG CGAGGCcctggagaagatgaagggcgTCTACGAGCACAACCCGCAGATGGGCGACCCCTCCAGCCTGGAGCCGCAGATCTCCGAAACTGCCCAGAACATTGGCCGGCTGACGGCGGAGCTCGCCAAATATGAG ACGTGGCTGTCGGAGGCGGTGGGCGGGGAGGACTCGTCCAACGCCATCAACAATAACACTCAACACAG ggtggcggcggcggcggccaacCAGCCGCAGGGCCTCTACTCGGAGTTCGATGAGGAGTTTGAAGACGTGGAAACTCCCGTCGGCCAGTGCACGGCTCTGTACACCTTCGAAG gcaaCAGCGAGGGCACCGTTTCCATTACGGAGGGAGAGATGTTGAGTATAATGGAGGACGATAAAGGAGACGGATGGATGAGAGTCCTCAGAGGCAGCGGAGAAGAGGGCTATATACCGTCATCCTATGTCAAACATTccccataa
- the trip10b gene encoding thyroid hormone receptor interactor 10b isoform X2 yields the protein MEWGADLWDQYDQIDKHTLTGLDLVDRYIKFVKERTEIEQNYAKQLRRVIVSCVFMNWDLKYIRFDYLCVCVCLINITLFLLHNRSLSKKYAKRGSKEEQDLKFSNHASLQEILNELNDYAGQRELVAENMMTGICAELTKYLQELKQERKTHLLDAKKAQQVLEVSFKQLESTKKRYAKEWAEAEKATQQAEKTESDLNATKIDVEKAKQHAHHRTHAAEEFRNDYAAQLQKYNKEQNAYYYSEVPQIFNKMQDMDERRIRRLAGAYCQFSDIEKNVLPIITKCLDGISAAGKKINEKQDSMLFIEQHKSGFERPADVDFEDYTQGIKPATSDSSLNPPKVRAKLWPFSKKSKVRKNNSQKKHVTAAHAAEDFSHLPPEQRKKRLQGKIDDIAKDLQKTQDQSEALEKMKGVYEHNPQMGDPSSLEPQISETAQNIGRLTAELAKYETWLSEAVGGEDSSNAINNNTQHSKMPPPPNATSPLLCPGVSRVAAAAANQPQGLYSEFDEEFEDVETPVGQCTALYTFEGNSEGTVSITEGEMLSIMEDDKGDGWMRVLRGSGEEGYIPSSYVKHSP from the exons ATGGAGTGGGGAGCAGATCTCTGG GACCAGTACGATCAGATCGACAAGCACACGCTGACGGGCCTCGACCTGGTCGACCGCTACATTAAGTTTGTGAAGGAACGGACGGAAATCGAGCAGAACTACGCCAAACAACTGAGGCGAGTGATCGTGTCTTGTGTTTTCATGAATTGGGATCTTAAATATAtacgttttgactatttatgtgtgtgtgtgtgcttaataaacatcacactgtttcttttacaCAACAGGAGTCTATCAAAGAAATATGCAAAACGAGGGAGTAAAGAAGAGCAAGACCTCAA ATTCAGCAATCACGCATCACTCCAGGAGATCCTGAACGAGCTGAACGACTACGCCGGCCAGCGGGAGCTCGTCGCCGAAAACATGATGACCGGCATCTGCGCGGAGCTCACCAAGTACCTCCAGGAGCTCAAGCAGGAACGCAAAACG CACCTCTTGGATgccaagaaggcccagcaggtCTTGGAGGTCAGCTTTAAACAACTAGAAAGT ACTAAAAAGCGCTACGCCAAGGAATGGGCAGAAGCTGAAAAAGCAACACAACAAGCTGAGAAAACAGAGAGTGACCTCAATGCCACCAAGATCGATGTTGAGAAG GCCAAGCAGCACGCCCACCACCGCACGCACGCCGCCGAGGAGTTCAGGAACGACTACGCCGCGCAGCTGCAGAAATACAACAAGGAGCAGAACGCCTACTACTACTCTGAGGTCCCGCAGATCTTCAAC AAGATGCAGGACATGGACGAACGCAGGATCCGGCGGCTGGCGGGGGCCTACTGCCAGTTCTCTGACATCGAGAAGAACGTGCTGCCGATCATCACCAAGTGTTTGGACGGGATTTCTGCAGCAGGGAAGAAGATCAATGAGAAACAG GACTCGATGCTGTTCATCGAGCAGCACAAGTCCGGTTTCGAGAGGCCGGCCGACGTCGACTTTGAGGACTACACCCAAGGAATCAAACCGGCCACCTCTGACTCCAGCCTCAACCCCCCGAAGGTGCGCGCTAAGCTCTGGCCCTTCAGCAAGAAGTCCAAG gtcagGAAAAATAATTCACAGAAGAAACATGTCACTGCA gCGCATGCTGCAGAAGATTTCTCTCATCTTCCTCcggagcagaggaagaagaggcttcAGGGAAAGATTGATGACATCGCCAAAGATCTGCAGAAGACGCAGGACCAAAG CGAGGCcctggagaagatgaagggcgTCTACGAGCACAACCCGCAGATGGGCGACCCCTCCAGCCTGGAGCCGCAGATCTCCGAAACTGCCCAGAACATTGGCCGGCTGACGGCGGAGCTCGCCAAATATGAG ACGTGGCTGTCGGAGGCGGTGGGCGGGGAGGACTCGTCCAACGCCATCAACAATAACACTCAACACAG caaaatgcccccccccccgaacgccACGTCTCCATTGTTGTGCCCGGGTGTTTCCagggtggcggcggcggcggccaacCAGCCGCAGGGCCTCTACTCGGAGTTCGATGAGGAGTTTGAAGACGTGGAAACTCCCGTCGGCCAGTGCACGGCTCTGTACACCTTCGAAG gcaaCAGCGAGGGCACCGTTTCCATTACGGAGGGAGAGATGTTGAGTATAATGGAGGACGATAAAGGAGACGGATGGATGAGAGTCCTCAGAGGCAGCGGAGAAGAGGGCTATATACCGTCATCCTATGTCAAACATTccccataa
- the trip10b gene encoding thyroid hormone receptor interactor 10b isoform X3 yields the protein MEWGADLWDQYDQIDKHTLTGLDLVDRYIKFVKERTEIEQNYAKQLRRVIVSCVFMNWDLKYIRFDYLCVCVCLINITLFLLHNRSLSKKYAKRGSKEEQDLNRFSNHASLQEILNELNDYAGQRELVAENMMTGICAELTKYLQELKQERKTHLLDAKKAQQVLEVSFKQLESTKKRYAKEWAEAEKATQQAEKTESDLNATKIDVEKAKQHAHHRTHAAEEFRNDYAAQLQKYNKEQNAYYYSEVPQIFNKMQDMDERRIRRLAGAYCQFSDIEKNVLPIITKCLDGISAAGKKINEKQDSMLFIEQHKSGFERPADVDFEDYTQGIKPATSDSSLNPPKVRAKLWPFSKKSKAHAAEDFSHLPPEQRKKRLQGKIDDIAKDLQKTQDQSEALEKMKGVYEHNPQMGDPSSLEPQISETAQNIGRLTAELAKYETWLSEAVGGEDSSNAINNNTQHSKMPPPPNATSPLLCPGVSRVAAAAANQPQGLYSEFDEEFEDVETPVGQCTALYTFEGNSEGTVSITEGEMLSIMEDDKGDGWMRVLRGSGEEGYIPSSYVKHSP from the exons ATGGAGTGGGGAGCAGATCTCTGG GACCAGTACGATCAGATCGACAAGCACACGCTGACGGGCCTCGACCTGGTCGACCGCTACATTAAGTTTGTGAAGGAACGGACGGAAATCGAGCAGAACTACGCCAAACAACTGAGGCGAGTGATCGTGTCTTGTGTTTTCATGAATTGGGATCTTAAATATAtacgttttgactatttatgtgtgtgtgtgtgcttaataaacatcacactgtttcttttacaCAACAGGAGTCTATCAAAGAAATATGCAAAACGAGGGAGTAAAGAAGAGCAAGACCTCAA CAGATTCAGCAATCACGCATCACTCCAGGAGATCCTGAACGAGCTGAACGACTACGCCGGCCAGCGGGAGCTCGTCGCCGAAAACATGATGACCGGCATCTGCGCGGAGCTCACCAAGTACCTCCAGGAGCTCAAGCAGGAACGCAAAACG CACCTCTTGGATgccaagaaggcccagcaggtCTTGGAGGTCAGCTTTAAACAACTAGAAAGT ACTAAAAAGCGCTACGCCAAGGAATGGGCAGAAGCTGAAAAAGCAACACAACAAGCTGAGAAAACAGAGAGTGACCTCAATGCCACCAAGATCGATGTTGAGAAG GCCAAGCAGCACGCCCACCACCGCACGCACGCCGCCGAGGAGTTCAGGAACGACTACGCCGCGCAGCTGCAGAAATACAACAAGGAGCAGAACGCCTACTACTACTCTGAGGTCCCGCAGATCTTCAAC AAGATGCAGGACATGGACGAACGCAGGATCCGGCGGCTGGCGGGGGCCTACTGCCAGTTCTCTGACATCGAGAAGAACGTGCTGCCGATCATCACCAAGTGTTTGGACGGGATTTCTGCAGCAGGGAAGAAGATCAATGAGAAACAG GACTCGATGCTGTTCATCGAGCAGCACAAGTCCGGTTTCGAGAGGCCGGCCGACGTCGACTTTGAGGACTACACCCAAGGAATCAAACCGGCCACCTCTGACTCCAGCCTCAACCCCCCGAAGGTGCGCGCTAAGCTCTGGCCCTTCAGCAAGAAGTCCAAG gCGCATGCTGCAGAAGATTTCTCTCATCTTCCTCcggagcagaggaagaagaggcttcAGGGAAAGATTGATGACATCGCCAAAGATCTGCAGAAGACGCAGGACCAAAG CGAGGCcctggagaagatgaagggcgTCTACGAGCACAACCCGCAGATGGGCGACCCCTCCAGCCTGGAGCCGCAGATCTCCGAAACTGCCCAGAACATTGGCCGGCTGACGGCGGAGCTCGCCAAATATGAG ACGTGGCTGTCGGAGGCGGTGGGCGGGGAGGACTCGTCCAACGCCATCAACAATAACACTCAACACAG caaaatgcccccccccccgaacgccACGTCTCCATTGTTGTGCCCGGGTGTTTCCagggtggcggcggcggcggccaacCAGCCGCAGGGCCTCTACTCGGAGTTCGATGAGGAGTTTGAAGACGTGGAAACTCCCGTCGGCCAGTGCACGGCTCTGTACACCTTCGAAG gcaaCAGCGAGGGCACCGTTTCCATTACGGAGGGAGAGATGTTGAGTATAATGGAGGACGATAAAGGAGACGGATGGATGAGAGTCCTCAGAGGCAGCGGAGAAGAGGGCTATATACCGTCATCCTATGTCAAACATTccccataa
- the trip10b gene encoding thyroid hormone receptor interactor 10b isoform X4, which produces MEWGADLWDQYDQIDKHTLTGLDLVDRYIKFVKERTEIEQNYAKQLRRVIVSCVFMNWDLKYIRFDYLCVCVCLINITLFLLHNRSLSKKYAKRGSKEEQDLNRFSNHASLQEILNELNDYAGQRELVAENMMTGICAELTKYLQELKQERKTHLLDAKKAQQVLEVSFKQLESTKKRYAKEWAEAEKATQQAEKTESDLNATKIDVEKAKQHAHHRTHAAEEFRNDYAAQLQKYNKEQNAYYYSEVPQIFNKMQDMDERRIRRLAGAYCQFSDIEKNVLPIITKCLDGISAAGKKINEKQDSMLFIEQHKSGFERPADVDFEDYTQGIKPATSDSSLNPPKVRAKLWPFSKKSKVRKNNSQKKHVTAAHAAEDFSHLPPEQRKKRLQGKIDDIAKDLQKTQDQSEALEKMKGVYEHNPQMGDPSSLEPQISETAQNIGRLTAELAKYETWLSEAVGGEDSSNAINNNTQHRVAAAAANQPQGLYSEFDEEFEDVETPVGQCTALYTFEGNSEGTVSITEGEMLSIMEDDKGDGWMRVLRGSGEEGYIPSSYVKHSP; this is translated from the exons ATGGAGTGGGGAGCAGATCTCTGG GACCAGTACGATCAGATCGACAAGCACACGCTGACGGGCCTCGACCTGGTCGACCGCTACATTAAGTTTGTGAAGGAACGGACGGAAATCGAGCAGAACTACGCCAAACAACTGAGGCGAGTGATCGTGTCTTGTGTTTTCATGAATTGGGATCTTAAATATAtacgttttgactatttatgtgtgtgtgtgtgcttaataaacatcacactgtttcttttacaCAACAGGAGTCTATCAAAGAAATATGCAAAACGAGGGAGTAAAGAAGAGCAAGACCTCAA CAGATTCAGCAATCACGCATCACTCCAGGAGATCCTGAACGAGCTGAACGACTACGCCGGCCAGCGGGAGCTCGTCGCCGAAAACATGATGACCGGCATCTGCGCGGAGCTCACCAAGTACCTCCAGGAGCTCAAGCAGGAACGCAAAACG CACCTCTTGGATgccaagaaggcccagcaggtCTTGGAGGTCAGCTTTAAACAACTAGAAAGT ACTAAAAAGCGCTACGCCAAGGAATGGGCAGAAGCTGAAAAAGCAACACAACAAGCTGAGAAAACAGAGAGTGACCTCAATGCCACCAAGATCGATGTTGAGAAG GCCAAGCAGCACGCCCACCACCGCACGCACGCCGCCGAGGAGTTCAGGAACGACTACGCCGCGCAGCTGCAGAAATACAACAAGGAGCAGAACGCCTACTACTACTCTGAGGTCCCGCAGATCTTCAAC AAGATGCAGGACATGGACGAACGCAGGATCCGGCGGCTGGCGGGGGCCTACTGCCAGTTCTCTGACATCGAGAAGAACGTGCTGCCGATCATCACCAAGTGTTTGGACGGGATTTCTGCAGCAGGGAAGAAGATCAATGAGAAACAG GACTCGATGCTGTTCATCGAGCAGCACAAGTCCGGTTTCGAGAGGCCGGCCGACGTCGACTTTGAGGACTACACCCAAGGAATCAAACCGGCCACCTCTGACTCCAGCCTCAACCCCCCGAAGGTGCGCGCTAAGCTCTGGCCCTTCAGCAAGAAGTCCAAG gtcagGAAAAATAATTCACAGAAGAAACATGTCACTGCA gCGCATGCTGCAGAAGATTTCTCTCATCTTCCTCcggagcagaggaagaagaggcttcAGGGAAAGATTGATGACATCGCCAAAGATCTGCAGAAGACGCAGGACCAAAG CGAGGCcctggagaagatgaagggcgTCTACGAGCACAACCCGCAGATGGGCGACCCCTCCAGCCTGGAGCCGCAGATCTCCGAAACTGCCCAGAACATTGGCCGGCTGACGGCGGAGCTCGCCAAATATGAG ACGTGGCTGTCGGAGGCGGTGGGCGGGGAGGACTCGTCCAACGCCATCAACAATAACACTCAACACAG ggtggcggcggcggcggccaacCAGCCGCAGGGCCTCTACTCGGAGTTCGATGAGGAGTTTGAAGACGTGGAAACTCCCGTCGGCCAGTGCACGGCTCTGTACACCTTCGAAG gcaaCAGCGAGGGCACCGTTTCCATTACGGAGGGAGAGATGTTGAGTATAATGGAGGACGATAAAGGAGACGGATGGATGAGAGTCCTCAGAGGCAGCGGAGAAGAGGGCTATATACCGTCATCCTATGTCAAACATTccccataa
- the trip10b gene encoding thyroid hormone receptor interactor 10b isoform X1: protein MEWGADLWDQYDQIDKHTLTGLDLVDRYIKFVKERTEIEQNYAKQLRRVIVSCVFMNWDLKYIRFDYLCVCVCLINITLFLLHNRSLSKKYAKRGSKEEQDLNRFSNHASLQEILNELNDYAGQRELVAENMMTGICAELTKYLQELKQERKTHLLDAKKAQQVLEVSFKQLESTKKRYAKEWAEAEKATQQAEKTESDLNATKIDVEKAKQHAHHRTHAAEEFRNDYAAQLQKYNKEQNAYYYSEVPQIFNKMQDMDERRIRRLAGAYCQFSDIEKNVLPIITKCLDGISAAGKKINEKQDSMLFIEQHKSGFERPADVDFEDYTQGIKPATSDSSLNPPKVRAKLWPFSKKSKVRKNNSQKKHVTAAHAAEDFSHLPPEQRKKRLQGKIDDIAKDLQKTQDQSEALEKMKGVYEHNPQMGDPSSLEPQISETAQNIGRLTAELAKYETWLSEAVGGEDSSNAINNNTQHSKMPPPPNATSPLLCPGVSRVAAAAANQPQGLYSEFDEEFEDVETPVGQCTALYTFEGNSEGTVSITEGEMLSIMEDDKGDGWMRVLRGSGEEGYIPSSYVKHSP from the exons ATGGAGTGGGGAGCAGATCTCTGG GACCAGTACGATCAGATCGACAAGCACACGCTGACGGGCCTCGACCTGGTCGACCGCTACATTAAGTTTGTGAAGGAACGGACGGAAATCGAGCAGAACTACGCCAAACAACTGAGGCGAGTGATCGTGTCTTGTGTTTTCATGAATTGGGATCTTAAATATAtacgttttgactatttatgtgtgtgtgtgtgcttaataaacatcacactgtttcttttacaCAACAGGAGTCTATCAAAGAAATATGCAAAACGAGGGAGTAAAGAAGAGCAAGACCTCAA CAGATTCAGCAATCACGCATCACTCCAGGAGATCCTGAACGAGCTGAACGACTACGCCGGCCAGCGGGAGCTCGTCGCCGAAAACATGATGACCGGCATCTGCGCGGAGCTCACCAAGTACCTCCAGGAGCTCAAGCAGGAACGCAAAACG CACCTCTTGGATgccaagaaggcccagcaggtCTTGGAGGTCAGCTTTAAACAACTAGAAAGT ACTAAAAAGCGCTACGCCAAGGAATGGGCAGAAGCTGAAAAAGCAACACAACAAGCTGAGAAAACAGAGAGTGACCTCAATGCCACCAAGATCGATGTTGAGAAG GCCAAGCAGCACGCCCACCACCGCACGCACGCCGCCGAGGAGTTCAGGAACGACTACGCCGCGCAGCTGCAGAAATACAACAAGGAGCAGAACGCCTACTACTACTCTGAGGTCCCGCAGATCTTCAAC AAGATGCAGGACATGGACGAACGCAGGATCCGGCGGCTGGCGGGGGCCTACTGCCAGTTCTCTGACATCGAGAAGAACGTGCTGCCGATCATCACCAAGTGTTTGGACGGGATTTCTGCAGCAGGGAAGAAGATCAATGAGAAACAG GACTCGATGCTGTTCATCGAGCAGCACAAGTCCGGTTTCGAGAGGCCGGCCGACGTCGACTTTGAGGACTACACCCAAGGAATCAAACCGGCCACCTCTGACTCCAGCCTCAACCCCCCGAAGGTGCGCGCTAAGCTCTGGCCCTTCAGCAAGAAGTCCAAG gtcagGAAAAATAATTCACAGAAGAAACATGTCACTGCA gCGCATGCTGCAGAAGATTTCTCTCATCTTCCTCcggagcagaggaagaagaggcttcAGGGAAAGATTGATGACATCGCCAAAGATCTGCAGAAGACGCAGGACCAAAG CGAGGCcctggagaagatgaagggcgTCTACGAGCACAACCCGCAGATGGGCGACCCCTCCAGCCTGGAGCCGCAGATCTCCGAAACTGCCCAGAACATTGGCCGGCTGACGGCGGAGCTCGCCAAATATGAG ACGTGGCTGTCGGAGGCGGTGGGCGGGGAGGACTCGTCCAACGCCATCAACAATAACACTCAACACAG caaaatgcccccccccccgaacgccACGTCTCCATTGTTGTGCCCGGGTGTTTCCagggtggcggcggcggcggccaacCAGCCGCAGGGCCTCTACTCGGAGTTCGATGAGGAGTTTGAAGACGTGGAAACTCCCGTCGGCCAGTGCACGGCTCTGTACACCTTCGAAG gcaaCAGCGAGGGCACCGTTTCCATTACGGAGGGAGAGATGTTGAGTATAATGGAGGACGATAAAGGAGACGGATGGATGAGAGTCCTCAGAGGCAGCGGAGAAGAGGGCTATATACCGTCATCCTATGTCAAACATTccccataa